A stretch of Lacipirellulaceae bacterium DNA encodes these proteins:
- the prpB gene encoding methylisocitrate lyase yields the protein MSAAKKTADEKRRGFRQKLASGELLRFPGAFSPLVAMLIEEIGFEGVYISGAALSADLGLPDIGLTTLTEVTERSQAIARMTALPVIVDIDTGFGEPANVVRTVESMEAAGLCGCHLEDQQFPKRCGHLDNKQLVPADEMVRKVKAAFEAKTDENFLIIARTDARGVEGLDAAIERAKQYIDAGAEMIFPEALKDEKEFAVFREAVDVPLMANMTEFGKSALLTTEQLSNLGYNLVIYPVTALRLAMQAIESGFRKLAEEGTQQSIVENMQTRARLYELLKYQSYAEIDQELFNFKL from the coding sequence ATGTCTGCAGCGAAGAAGACCGCCGACGAAAAACGCAGAGGGTTCCGACAGAAGCTAGCGAGTGGCGAGCTGCTGCGATTTCCCGGTGCGTTTTCACCGTTGGTGGCCATGCTGATCGAGGAGATCGGCTTCGAAGGCGTTTACATCTCGGGCGCCGCTCTCTCGGCGGACCTTGGGTTGCCCGACATCGGGCTAACAACGCTGACCGAAGTCACTGAGCGTTCGCAAGCAATCGCCCGCATGACTGCGCTTCCTGTGATCGTTGACATCGACACGGGGTTCGGCGAGCCGGCAAATGTCGTTCGCACCGTCGAGTCAATGGAAGCCGCCGGGTTATGCGGTTGCCATCTCGAAGACCAGCAATTTCCCAAACGGTGCGGTCATCTCGACAACAAACAATTGGTGCCCGCCGACGAGATGGTCCGCAAAGTGAAAGCGGCCTTTGAGGCCAAAACTGACGAGAACTTTTTGATCATCGCCCGCACCGACGCCCGCGGCGTGGAAGGACTCGACGCGGCAATCGAGCGAGCAAAGCAGTATATCGACGCAGGCGCGGAGATGATCTTCCCCGAAGCCCTCAAAGACGAGAAAGAATTCGCCGTATTCCGTGAAGCGGTTGATGTCCCTCTGATGGCTAATATGACGGAGTTTGGCAAGTCGGCATTACTTACGACTGAACAGCTTTCCAATCTCGGCTACAACTTGGTGATCTATCCCGTCACGGCATTACGGCTTGCCATGCAGGCAATTGAGTCGGGCTTTCGCAAGTTGGCCGAAGAAGGAACCCAGCAGTCAATCGTCGAAAACATGCAAACCCGTGCTCGGCTCTACGAGTTATTGAAGTACCAATCCTACGCTGAGATTGATCAGGAACTGTTCAACTTCAAGCTTTAG
- a CDS encoding bifunctional 2-methylcitrate synthase/citrate synthase yields MSAPDRFVAKKGLEGVVFDTTAVSHVLPEQKSLYYRGYPVHELAENCEFEEVAYLLLYGELPTQSQLTDFSEQERSSRSLSEGLQKVIEQFPADGHPMDAVRTGVSYLGMEPDFAGADTPESAIRKGIGLIAKIPSIIATAQRVRRNQEPIAPRDDLSIAANFFHMCQGEVPEPELVKAFDGAMTLYAEHGFNASTFTARVIVSTLSDLCGAVSGAIAALKGSLHGGANEAVMHLLEEIVSEERALPWLEEALASKRKIMGFGHRVYRNGDSRVPTMSKYRDQLAELKGGQKWLEISRILETEMVARKNIHPNLDFPAGPAYYLMGFEIDLFTPIFVMARVAGWTAHVAEQLTENRLVRPLADYVGAEPRSVVEIGARG; encoded by the coding sequence ATGTCAGCACCTGACCGATTCGTCGCCAAGAAAGGCCTGGAGGGCGTCGTCTTCGACACGACCGCCGTCTCGCACGTTCTCCCTGAGCAAAAGTCGCTCTATTACCGCGGCTATCCCGTGCACGAGTTGGCTGAAAATTGCGAGTTCGAAGAAGTTGCCTACCTCTTGCTCTACGGTGAATTGCCGACGCAGTCGCAGCTTACTGACTTTAGCGAGCAGGAGCGAAGCTCGCGCAGTTTGAGCGAAGGGCTACAGAAAGTCATCGAACAGTTCCCAGCCGACGGCCACCCCATGGATGCCGTGAGGACGGGAGTCAGCTACTTGGGGATGGAACCAGATTTCGCCGGCGCTGACACGCCTGAGTCCGCCATCCGAAAAGGGATTGGACTCATCGCGAAGATTCCAAGTATCATCGCCACCGCTCAACGCGTGCGGCGCAACCAAGAACCGATCGCTCCGCGAGACGACCTTTCCATCGCAGCCAACTTCTTCCACATGTGCCAAGGCGAAGTTCCTGAGCCCGAGTTGGTGAAAGCGTTCGACGGAGCCATGACGCTCTACGCGGAACACGGCTTCAACGCATCGACCTTCACCGCGCGGGTCATCGTTTCCACGCTTTCCGACTTGTGCGGAGCGGTCAGTGGCGCGATTGCCGCGCTCAAGGGTTCTTTGCACGGCGGCGCCAACGAAGCGGTGATGCATCTGCTCGAAGAGATCGTCTCCGAAGAGCGTGCCCTGCCCTGGCTCGAAGAAGCGCTCGCCAGCAAACGCAAAATCATGGGCTTCGGCCACCGCGTTTATCGCAACGGCGACTCTCGCGTCCCCACGATGAGCAAGTACCGCGATCAGCTCGCTGAACTCAAGGGCGGCCAGAAGTGGCTAGAGATATCCCGCATCCTCGAAACGGAAATGGTCGCTCGCAAGAACATCCACCCCAACCTCGATTTCCCCGCCGGCCCGGCGTACTACCTCATGGGTTTCGAGATTGATCTGTTCACGCCCATCTTCGTCATGGCTCGCGTCGCCGGGTGGACGGCTCATGTGGCGGAGCAACTCACGGAGAATCGACTCGTTCGACCACTTGCAGATTATGTGGGGGCGGAGCCGCGGTCGGTAGTGGAGATTGGTGCGCGAGGTTAG
- a CDS encoding D-aminoacylase, with translation MLSYVLQSSKAKLVVFALQVVFSLSILGQAHAKVDADVLLENGLIVDGTGSDGKRGDVAIAGDRIVAVGQFERGDIDRTIDCQGLVVAPGFIDLHNHSDAMIGDDSQGSKGADKKSRRIVADGLREAACYLTQGCTTIVTGNCGGGAVDVEEYYQAIQQKPAGVNVAHLIPQGSLRDKVIGQSRRAPTDKELAKMQELARQGMQAGAWGMSTGLQYVPGSFATTDELIAIAKAVGEEGGIYASHMRNEGDQLLEAIQEALDIGRGADLPVHISHLKASQKRNWGKLRAAAALINEARDEGLRVTADQYPYNASSTSISAMLLPDKEREGGNAAIRKKLDDPAENQRLRQLISDALEGRGPIMVASCPEHPEWVGKLISEIAKEEKREPVEVAIDILRSSDQQGVSFSMDDRDLYYAMTLPWVATASDGSVKIADGTNPHPRSFGTFPRKIGRFALEEQVVTMEQAIRSSTSLPAEILGLSDRGTLKPGTYADVVVFAPDEFRDRATYQSPFEVSTGVKFVLVNGQLAIDDGKLTRVTAGRALRKGGE, from the coding sequence ATGCTTTCTTACGTCCTTCAATCGTCTAAAGCGAAGCTTGTCGTCTTCGCGTTACAAGTTGTCTTCTCTCTTAGCATCCTCGGGCAAGCTCATGCGAAAGTTGACGCGGATGTTTTGCTCGAAAATGGCCTGATCGTCGACGGGACGGGAAGTGACGGTAAGCGGGGCGATGTGGCGATTGCCGGTGACAGGATCGTTGCCGTTGGTCAGTTTGAGCGTGGGGACATCGATCGCACGATCGACTGCCAGGGGCTGGTCGTCGCGCCTGGGTTTATCGATTTACACAATCACAGCGATGCGATGATTGGCGACGACTCCCAGGGCAGCAAGGGCGCTGACAAGAAGTCAAGGCGTATCGTGGCTGACGGTCTGCGCGAGGCCGCCTGCTACCTGACGCAAGGCTGCACCACCATTGTCACTGGCAATTGCGGAGGTGGAGCGGTTGATGTTGAGGAGTATTATCAAGCGATCCAGCAAAAACCGGCCGGCGTCAATGTGGCCCATCTCATTCCCCAAGGCTCGTTGCGTGATAAAGTGATTGGTCAGTCACGACGGGCTCCCACCGACAAAGAGCTTGCCAAGATGCAGGAACTAGCACGGCAAGGCATGCAAGCCGGCGCGTGGGGCATGTCGACGGGGCTGCAATACGTGCCGGGCAGCTTCGCCACCACCGACGAGCTGATCGCCATCGCCAAAGCGGTTGGCGAGGAAGGTGGCATCTACGCCAGCCACATGCGTAACGAAGGGGACCAACTGCTTGAAGCCATTCAGGAGGCGCTCGACATAGGACGAGGCGCTGATCTCCCCGTTCACATTTCGCACCTCAAGGCGAGCCAGAAACGAAACTGGGGCAAGTTGCGCGCGGCGGCGGCACTTATCAATGAAGCACGTGACGAGGGTCTTCGCGTTACTGCCGATCAATATCCCTACAACGCCAGCAGTACTTCGATTAGTGCGATGTTGCTCCCCGATAAAGAGCGGGAAGGCGGAAACGCTGCGATCAGAAAAAAGCTGGATGATCCCGCAGAAAACCAACGCCTCCGCCAGCTCATCAGCGATGCCCTCGAAGGCCGTGGCCCCATCATGGTCGCCAGTTGCCCGGAACATCCCGAGTGGGTTGGTAAGTTGATCAGCGAAATTGCCAAGGAAGAGAAACGCGAGCCCGTAGAGGTGGCGATCGACATTCTACGATCGAGTGACCAACAAGGCGTGAGTTTCAGCATGGACGATCGCGACCTTTACTACGCCATGACGTTGCCCTGGGTCGCGACGGCCTCGGATGGAAGCGTGAAGATCGCCGACGGCACCAACCCTCACCCGCGCAGCTTTGGTACCTTCCCAAGAAAAATTGGGCGGTTCGCCTTAGAAGAGCAAGTCGTCACGATGGAACAGGCGATCCGCAGCTCGACCAGTTTGCCCGCCGAGATCCTCGGCCTCAGTGATCGCGGCACACTCAAGCCGGGCACTTACGCCGACGTCGTCGTATTCGCTCCCGACGAGTTTCGCGATCGGGCAACGTATCAGTCGCCCTTTGAAGTCTCCACGGGGGTGAAGTTCGTCTTGGTCAACGGCCAGTTAGCAATTGATGACGGCAAGCTGACTAGAGTTACTGCGGGCCGGGCGCTTCGGAAGGGTGGTGAGTGA
- a CDS encoding SDR family NAD(P)-dependent oxidoreductase, with protein MSGSTQSLQLADRTALVTGSTRGLGKQIALHLARQGARVAMNFSHSEETARAAFAELEAIGGEHCLVQADVTDEASVMQLIEQIGKRIGPVDILVPNATCDQPLKKIEDYDWDFFQSMVDFFMKSPFLLTKACLPHMREQQWGRIIHITSEVFAGAWPEFCPYVSAKGGQIGLAKSNAAELAGDGITVNMVAPGWIPVERHEEATEQDKQEYLQSAPMKRFGEPQDVATAVAYLASEEARFVTGATISVNGGRTIS; from the coding sequence GCAAGCAGATCGCTTTGCACCTCGCGAGGCAAGGAGCGCGAGTCGCCATGAATTTTTCGCACAGCGAGGAAACCGCCAGAGCCGCGTTTGCGGAGCTAGAAGCTATCGGCGGCGAGCATTGTCTGGTGCAAGCCGACGTGACTGATGAGGCATCCGTCATGCAGTTGATTGAGCAAATTGGGAAAAGGATCGGTCCCGTCGATATCCTGGTCCCCAACGCAACTTGCGATCAGCCTCTGAAGAAAATCGAAGACTACGACTGGGATTTCTTCCAGAGCATGGTGGACTTTTTTATGAAGAGTCCGTTCCTGCTGACCAAAGCGTGCTTGCCGCACATGCGCGAGCAACAATGGGGCCGTATCATCCACATCACCAGCGAAGTATTCGCGGGAGCGTGGCCCGAGTTCTGCCCGTATGTCTCGGCGAAAGGCGGGCAGATTGGTCTCGCCAAGAGCAATGCCGCGGAGCTTGCAGGTGACGGCATTACGGTAAACATGGTCGCCCCCGGCTGGATCCCCGTCGAACGACATGAAGAAGCCACTGAGCAAGACAAGCAGGAGTACCTTCAATCAGCCCCCATGAAACGCTTTGGCGAGCCGCAAGATGTGGCAACCGCGGTTGCCTATTTGGCGAGCGAAGAGGCGCGGTTCGTCACCGGGGCGACTATCAGTGTGAACGGTGGGAGGACGATATCCTAG